Proteins co-encoded in one Hymenobacter swuensis DY53 genomic window:
- a CDS encoding papain-like cysteine protease family protein, protein MTSITPVAPHSGQPLPGFEQVDPQTIAALATPAQVGATRVIPNFTLNPQQQSNWCWLATSSDVHIFYLPAAPITQCALAGGVLFNDPTRCCTSPVPGACNQPGLPSIALRAMGNLLGAPFALNTLSYPQVQTEINAGRPIIVGYTQPQQQVGHAVLLLGYTDVPTAASKVLVGDPARGYLEVTFSDLLFTYSKYASEVCFTHG, encoded by the coding sequence ATGACTAGCATTACTCCCGTTGCGCCCCATAGCGGTCAGCCGCTGCCCGGCTTTGAGCAGGTTGATCCTCAGACCATTGCCGCGCTGGCGACGCCGGCCCAGGTAGGGGCAACGCGGGTCATCCCCAATTTCACGCTCAATCCGCAACAGCAATCCAATTGGTGCTGGCTGGCTACCTCCTCCGACGTCCACATTTTTTACCTTCCGGCGGCCCCAATCACCCAGTGTGCCCTGGCGGGCGGAGTGCTGTTTAATGACCCCACCCGCTGCTGCACCAGTCCCGTTCCCGGAGCCTGCAACCAGCCGGGGCTGCCCAGCATTGCCCTCCGTGCCATGGGCAACCTGCTGGGTGCCCCATTTGCGCTTAATACGCTTTCCTACCCGCAGGTCCAGACGGAAATCAACGCTGGCCGGCCCATTATCGTTGGCTATACGCAGCCGCAACAGCAGGTAGGCCACGCCGTGCTCCTGTTGGGGTACACAGACGTGCCAACTGCTGCCAGCAAAGTCCTTGTCGGCGACCCGGCCCGGGGCTACCTCGAAGTCACGTTTTCGGACCTGTTGTTTACGTATTCCAAGTACGCTTCCGAAGTGTGCTTCACCCACGGTTAA
- a CDS encoding DUF427 domain-containing protein — protein sequence MKAIWNNTVIAESDETVVVENNHYFPADSIKREFFEDSIAGTTCPWKGRASYYSVRVNGELNKDAAWYYPEPKDAAQQIKGRVAFWKGVQVVA from the coding sequence ATGAAAGCCATCTGGAATAACACCGTCATTGCCGAAAGCGACGAAACCGTAGTCGTTGAAAACAACCACTATTTCCCGGCCGATTCTATCAAGCGGGAGTTTTTCGAGGACAGCATTGCAGGCACTACCTGTCCCTGGAAAGGCCGGGCTAGCTATTATTCCGTGCGCGTGAATGGTGAGCTAAACAAGGATGCTGCCTGGTACTACCCCGAGCCAAAGGACGCAGCTCAGCAGATCAAAGGTCGGGTAGCGTTCTGGAAAGGTGTGCAGGTAGTGGCGTAG
- a CDS encoding acyl-ACP desaturase: MITANMTSRGEVLQHMEGFLKDNLGTFLKSVESSWQPSDYLPDSRLDTFFDEVKLLRERAKELSYDLLAVLIGDTITEEALPNYEAWFHQLDDLNRDPDNGWAQWIRGWTAEENRHGDLLNRYLYLSGRVNMREFEVSTQYLIADGFDLGTAHDPYRAFVYTSYQETATNLSHRRVGQLARKVGDDGLSKICGMIAGDENRHARVYKTFVEKIFEVDPSEMMLAFEDMMRKKIVMPAHYMREMGVEMGKTFGHFTDAAQRLGVYTSHDYTDILDTLIADWKIDQITGLTGAAENAREYIMALPNRLRRVADRMSVPKLEYKFKWIE, encoded by the coding sequence ATGATTACCGCCAACATGACCTCCCGTGGGGAAGTGCTCCAGCATATGGAAGGCTTCCTGAAAGATAACCTGGGTACCTTCCTGAAAAGCGTGGAAAGCAGCTGGCAGCCCTCTGACTACCTGCCTGACTCCCGACTCGATACCTTCTTCGATGAAGTGAAGCTGTTGCGCGAGCGGGCGAAAGAATTGAGCTACGACCTGCTGGCGGTCCTGATCGGCGACACGATTACCGAAGAAGCCCTGCCCAACTACGAGGCCTGGTTCCACCAGCTCGACGACCTGAACCGGGACCCCGACAACGGCTGGGCCCAGTGGATCCGGGGCTGGACGGCGGAGGAAAACCGCCACGGCGACTTGCTCAACCGCTACCTCTACCTCTCAGGCCGCGTGAACATGCGTGAGTTCGAGGTGAGCACTCAGTACCTGATTGCAGATGGCTTCGACCTGGGCACTGCCCACGACCCGTACCGTGCCTTCGTGTACACCAGCTACCAGGAAACGGCCACTAACCTCTCGCATCGCCGCGTAGGCCAGCTGGCTCGCAAAGTCGGCGACGATGGCCTCTCCAAAATCTGCGGGATGATTGCCGGTGACGAAAACCGCCACGCCCGGGTGTACAAAACCTTCGTGGAGAAGATTTTCGAAGTTGATCCGTCGGAAATGATGCTGGCCTTCGAGGACATGATGCGCAAGAAGATTGTCATGCCTGCCCACTACATGCGCGAAATGGGCGTGGAAATGGGCAAAACCTTCGGCCACTTCACCGACGCGGCCCAGCGCCTGGGCGTGTACACCAGCCACGACTACACCGACATCCTTGATACGCTCATCGCCGACTGGAAAATCGACCAGATCACCGGCCTCACCGGTGCCGCCGAAAACGCTCGGGAATACATTATGGCCCTGCCCAACCGCCTGCGCCGCGTAGCCGACCGCATGTCAGTCCCTAAGCTGGAATACAAGTTCAAGTGGATTGAGTAA
- a CDS encoding HTTM domain-containing protein yields MLPTTDSLRNSIGLSAFRCLLAGLVMKNMIFYLPMADNLLGPDAIVDYDTYLGTMYAQGLHYFIYPFHVPYAPQLFVILTFCVAFLLFFGIFGRITALVLWLLLVLFKLRNGFILDGSDNVIEVTLPFLILADAYRYNTLSSMTAAPRAGTLPEIGRLVMRYASLALLIQVCFVYFFTALAKLQGDLWLNGTATYYTMRVDEFRQTDWNIALTQNHYFVVLSTYFTILWELSFAFLIWFRKTRWVVIVGGFLLHVGIWYFMRIDNFSWIMIGSYAMFITNRDYVRLLAYVRQLVGWQSRSRELAPATGQLTT; encoded by the coding sequence ATGCTTCCCACTACTGATTCGCTGCGCAATTCCATTGGGCTGTCGGCCTTCCGGTGCCTGCTGGCCGGGCTGGTCATGAAAAACATGATTTTCTACCTCCCCATGGCCGATAATCTGCTTGGGCCCGATGCCATTGTTGATTACGACACGTACCTGGGCACCATGTATGCACAGGGTCTGCACTACTTCATCTACCCGTTTCACGTGCCCTACGCGCCGCAACTGTTTGTCATTCTTACCTTTTGCGTCGCCTTTCTGCTGTTCTTCGGCATTTTCGGGCGGATAACGGCCCTGGTACTCTGGCTGCTACTGGTGCTCTTTAAGCTGCGCAACGGATTTATCCTCGACGGCTCCGATAACGTGATTGAGGTAACTCTGCCTTTCCTGATTCTGGCCGATGCGTACCGCTACAACACGCTTAGCTCCATGACGGCCGCCCCCCGAGCAGGTACGCTGCCTGAAATAGGACGGCTGGTGATGCGCTACGCGTCGCTGGCACTGCTGATTCAGGTGTGCTTCGTGTACTTCTTCACCGCTTTGGCCAAGCTGCAGGGGGATTTGTGGCTCAATGGCACGGCTACCTACTACACGATGCGAGTAGACGAATTCCGGCAGACCGACTGGAACATCGCCCTGACTCAGAATCATTATTTCGTGGTCCTGAGCACGTATTTTACCATTCTCTGGGAGCTTTCGTTTGCCTTCCTGATCTGGTTCCGCAAAACCCGCTGGGTGGTGATAGTAGGTGGCTTTCTGCTGCACGTGGGTATATGGTACTTCATGCGGATTGACAACTTCTCCTGGATTATGATTGGCTCCTATGCCATGTTCATCACCAACCGTGACTATGTGCGGCTGCTGGCGTATGTCCGGCAACTGGTAGGGTGGCAGAGCCGTTCCCGGGAGCTTGCTCCGGCAACGGGTCAGCTTACTACCTGA
- a CDS encoding DUF5819 family protein, with translation MKLTFLARLLPRRYWWLLHAALVTVLVGHFSVVAFSMLPANPLSHQYKYQLQAYMNPWFSQTWNLFAPNPIASNQRLLFQYEIYQKGQAQRSSWVDVVEPLTTLKKGSYWSPVQRILKHISASTNEVIEVQNKAIKFAAQQDTLAKDTVKTRRFLRAVVSSSPGHRAILQYSRHTFRRLAATNPAWASPDSVRVVYQVLNQEFPRFSKRELDYFDERNSRYSHLTSEPHRLYLARH, from the coding sequence ATGAAACTGACTTTCCTGGCCCGCTTACTTCCTCGGCGCTACTGGTGGTTACTGCACGCGGCACTGGTTACGGTGTTGGTTGGCCATTTTTCGGTGGTGGCATTCAGCATGCTGCCGGCCAACCCGCTCAGTCATCAGTACAAATACCAGTTGCAGGCGTACATGAATCCGTGGTTTTCACAAACCTGGAACCTGTTTGCGCCCAACCCCATTGCCTCCAACCAGCGGCTGCTGTTCCAGTACGAAATTTACCAGAAGGGCCAGGCGCAGCGCTCCAGCTGGGTTGATGTGGTAGAGCCGCTCACTACCCTTAAAAAAGGCAGCTACTGGTCTCCGGTGCAGCGGATACTCAAGCACATTTCGGCCTCCACCAACGAGGTAATTGAGGTGCAGAATAAGGCCATCAAATTTGCGGCCCAGCAGGATACGTTGGCCAAGGACACGGTTAAGACCAGGCGGTTTCTGCGGGCCGTTGTGAGCAGTTCGCCGGGGCATAGGGCCATTCTGCAGTATTCGCGGCATACGTTCCGCCGCCTGGCCGCTACTAATCCGGCCTGGGCCAGTCCCGATTCGGTGCGCGTGGTATATCAGGTGCTCAATCAGGAATTTCCCCGCTTCTCCAAACGGGAACTGGATTACTTCGACGAGCGGAACTCCCGCTACTCTCACCTGACCAGTGAGCCCCACCGCCTGTACCTGGCGCGCCACTGA
- a CDS encoding vWA domain-containing protein, whose amino-acid sequence MSAGFRFRDFVPEESTEKGFDSLFKIFMQLVTITSGDVGEALSWLNELDKQYGLTDDGYGMGDFIEDLKKKGYIDENEQEPGSFNITAKSEQTIRKSALEEIFGKLKKSGQGNHRTPHTGQGDEQSTDMREFRFGDSLDQISMTESIRNAQLNHGMDGDNFMLTEGDLEVRENEHKSQTSTVLMIDISHSMILYGEDRITPAKKVAMALAELVKQKYPKDFLDVIVFGNDAWQIEVKELPYLQVGPYHTNTVAGLELALDLLRKRKTPNKQIFMITDGKPTCLKEAGGYYKNSFGLDRKVVNKTLNLAASARRLKVPITTFMIADDPYLRRFVEEFTEVNQGKAYYSSLKGLGHMIFEDYKRNRRKNV is encoded by the coding sequence ATGTCTGCAGGCTTTCGTTTTCGGGATTTCGTGCCCGAGGAGTCGACTGAGAAAGGCTTCGACTCCCTTTTTAAGATATTTATGCAGCTGGTCACCATCACCAGCGGCGACGTGGGCGAGGCGCTTTCCTGGCTGAATGAGCTGGATAAGCAGTACGGCCTCACCGACGACGGCTACGGCATGGGCGACTTCATCGAGGACCTCAAGAAGAAGGGCTATATCGACGAGAACGAGCAGGAGCCGGGCTCGTTCAACATCACGGCCAAAAGCGAGCAGACCATTCGTAAGTCGGCGCTGGAGGAAATCTTCGGTAAGCTCAAGAAATCGGGGCAGGGCAACCACCGCACGCCCCACACCGGCCAGGGCGACGAGCAGAGCACCGATATGCGGGAGTTCCGCTTCGGCGACTCGCTCGACCAAATTTCCATGACCGAGAGCATCCGCAACGCCCAGCTCAACCACGGCATGGACGGCGACAACTTCATGCTGACCGAGGGCGACCTAGAAGTGCGCGAGAACGAGCACAAAAGCCAGACCAGCACCGTGCTCATGATTGACATCTCGCACTCGATGATTCTGTACGGCGAGGACCGCATCACGCCGGCCAAGAAGGTGGCTATGGCTTTGGCTGAACTGGTGAAGCAGAAGTACCCCAAGGACTTCCTCGACGTAATTGTGTTCGGCAACGATGCCTGGCAGATTGAGGTGAAGGAACTGCCCTACCTGCAGGTGGGCCCCTACCACACCAACACCGTGGCCGGCCTGGAGCTGGCCCTGGACCTGTTGCGCAAGCGCAAAACGCCCAACAAGCAAATCTTCATGATTACCGACGGCAAGCCCACCTGCCTGAAGGAAGCCGGCGGTTACTACAAAAACTCGTTCGGGCTCGACCGCAAAGTGGTCAACAAAACCCTGAACCTGGCTGCCTCGGCCCGCCGCCTGAAAGTGCCCATCACCACGTTCATGATTGCCGACGACCCGTACCTGCGCCGCTTCGTGGAGGAATTCACGGAGGTGAACCAGGGCAAGGCGTACTACTCGTCGCTCAAAGGCCTCGGCCACATGATTTTCGAGGACTACAAGCGCAACCGCCGCAAAAACGTGTAA
- a CDS encoding ArnT family glycosyltransferase, whose amino-acid sequence MNRTLTRLPDWTLLYVVLLTVAYFLLTHEGLYALDDYYYARYAHQLLTGTFYLAPDPQGLLHDPLKERYLIFGPVAGLFALFGFNIISATLWPLLATLGCAGLIWRLYRRREPVVASGAMLLLGLHYFTLNLTNYLYPDNILMFWCLAGAATLLRGREPGRRAVWWGAGFALLSFAALLSKETIAYYLPFYVGVLGLDAAQRQHSRFWLTALSTGALLLAGYLGFYQYVTHDALYRIHLIEHTNEYLKDGNFLAGNRAALLARVTWQPLSFFVGAGMGLLLVLAGGAVGRSSGPAVTRQATSDRWFWLVLAGITLLLYWVGSTSLSQYNPITLLPRMTTPLLPPLALAAGFGLKRLTKRAGRPAVVAGLALLLMAAWLRSALSVVYAGPGLFLLLLGLGTWLRRWPARLAPGTPALAAGTVLVLALALAIRPVYFMRKPSVSEHFAQARLIRQHLQAPARGTVLVDDYLIGNYDFTYGFRVPAGLRYRRYWARDSVRLVPGEHAWLLLNRATLSNDELTRKLIRYSPDSVLSWYPRRQLVAQDGRVELYEVELSSK is encoded by the coding sequence GTGAATCGTACGCTGACCCGCTTGCCCGACTGGACGCTGCTGTATGTAGTGCTCCTGACCGTGGCCTATTTCCTGCTGACCCACGAAGGCCTCTATGCCCTTGATGACTATTACTATGCCCGTTACGCCCACCAGCTGCTGACGGGCACGTTCTACCTAGCCCCCGACCCGCAGGGCCTGCTGCACGACCCGCTGAAGGAGCGTTACCTAATTTTTGGGCCGGTGGCAGGGCTTTTCGCGCTATTCGGATTCAATATCATCAGTGCCACGCTCTGGCCGCTGCTGGCCACGCTGGGCTGCGCGGGGCTGATCTGGCGGCTGTACCGGCGGCGGGAGCCAGTGGTAGCCAGCGGGGCCATGCTGCTACTGGGGCTGCACTACTTCACGCTCAACCTCACTAACTACCTCTACCCCGACAACATCCTAATGTTCTGGTGCCTGGCCGGGGCCGCCACGCTGCTGCGGGGCCGGGAGCCGGGCCGCCGGGCCGTCTGGTGGGGTGCAGGGTTTGCGCTGCTGAGCTTCGCGGCGTTGCTCAGCAAAGAAACCATTGCTTACTACCTGCCTTTTTACGTGGGCGTACTGGGGCTTGATGCCGCGCAACGGCAACACAGCCGGTTCTGGCTGACGGCTTTAAGTACGGGCGCGTTGCTGCTGGCGGGCTACCTGGGCTTCTACCAATACGTTACCCATGATGCGCTCTACCGCATTCATTTGATTGAACATACCAATGAGTATCTGAAAGACGGGAATTTTCTGGCCGGCAACCGGGCTGCGCTGCTGGCGCGTGTCACCTGGCAGCCGCTCAGCTTCTTCGTGGGTGCGGGGATGGGACTGCTGCTGGTGTTGGCCGGCGGGGCGGTTGGGCGTTCTTCCGGGCCGGCAGTAACTCGCCAGGCAACGTCAGACCGCTGGTTCTGGCTGGTTTTAGCGGGTATTACGCTGCTGTTGTACTGGGTGGGCAGCACGTCACTGAGCCAGTATAATCCCATCACTTTGCTGCCCCGCATGACCACTCCGCTCCTTCCCCCACTGGCACTAGCCGCTGGCTTCGGGCTGAAGCGCCTGACCAAGCGGGCCGGCCGGCCGGCGGTAGTAGCAGGTTTGGCTCTGCTACTGATGGCAGCCTGGCTGCGTAGCGCGCTTTCCGTTGTGTACGCGGGGCCGGGGCTGTTTCTGCTGCTGCTGGGATTGGGCACCTGGCTGCGCCGCTGGCCGGCCCGGCTGGCACCGGGCACCCCGGCTCTGGCGGCCGGCACCGTACTAGTCCTGGCCCTGGCACTGGCCATCCGGCCGGTATACTTCATGCGGAAGCCGTCGGTATCGGAGCATTTTGCGCAGGCCCGGCTGATCCGGCAGCACCTCCAGGCTCCGGCCCGGGGCACGGTGCTGGTAGACGACTACCTGATTGGCAACTACGATTTTACCTACGGTTTCCGGGTGCCGGCCGGCCTGCGCTACCGCCGCTACTGGGCCCGCGACTCCGTGCGCCTCGTCCCCGGTGAGCACGCCTGGCTGCTGCTGAACCGCGCCACGCTCAGCAACGATGAGCTAACCCGCAAACTCATCCGCTACTCCCCCGATTCGGTGCTGAGCTGGTACCCGCGCCGCCAACTGGTGGCCCAGGATGGCCGCGTAGAGCTGTATGAAGTTGAGCTAAGTAGCAAGTGA
- a CDS encoding sensor histidine kinase: MDKPKEIEFAWLLFAGIVTMLLLALAVIIFVIVHQRRVHALRLALQQQELAYQTKMLRSIITSQETERERIAQDLHDEIGASLSAARLFINQINYEDSTPAVQELAQQASQIVGDTLKSVRRIVQNMSPMALDKLGLCRAIKQLSSRLEATGLQIESQLDAAVEQLPAETQLALYRIIQEAFANALKHARATALTLYLHRNANELLLRISDDGCGFVLAQATAGTTDGMGLAGIAARVKLLEGNLHVNSLPGSGTHIVLRLPC, encoded by the coding sequence ATGGATAAGCCTAAGGAAATAGAGTTTGCGTGGCTGCTCTTTGCCGGAATAGTTACGATGCTATTGCTGGCACTGGCAGTTATCATCTTTGTTATTGTGCACCAACGGCGCGTGCATGCGCTACGCCTTGCGCTGCAGCAGCAGGAGCTGGCTTACCAAACCAAGATGCTGCGCTCCATTATAACCTCCCAGGAAACAGAACGGGAGCGTATCGCGCAGGATCTGCACGATGAAATAGGAGCTTCCTTGTCGGCTGCCCGGCTGTTTATCAATCAGATTAATTACGAAGACAGTACCCCAGCCGTGCAGGAACTGGCGCAGCAGGCTAGCCAGATCGTGGGCGACACGCTGAAAAGCGTGCGTCGGATAGTGCAGAATATGTCGCCTATGGCCTTGGATAAGCTGGGCCTGTGCCGGGCAATAAAGCAGCTCAGCAGCCGGTTAGAAGCCACGGGCCTGCAGATAGAAAGCCAGCTTGATGCCGCCGTTGAGCAGTTGCCCGCCGAAACCCAGCTGGCGCTTTACCGCATTATTCAAGAAGCGTTTGCCAATGCCCTGAAACATGCGCGCGCAACGGCGCTTACCTTATACTTGCACCGTAATGCCAACGAGTTGCTGCTGCGCATCAGCGACGATGGTTGCGGCTTCGTGCTGGCCCAGGCCACTGCTGGTACCACCGATGGTATGGGCCTGGCAGGTATTGCCGCGCGAGTTAAATTGCTCGAAGGCAACTTACACGTAAACTCGCTGCCGGGTAGTGGTACCCATATCGTGCTACGCCTGCCTTGTTGA
- a CDS encoding glycosyltransferase family 2 protein codes for MPTASQPLVTIVALCHNHARFLETALDSILTQTYPQLEVFLVDDASTDDSPAILRRYAAAHPGWHLRLLPANVGNCQAFNSAFREAQGEFIIDFATDDVLLPDRVMQQVAAFAEAGPRCGMVYSDAELIDEAGRFVRRHFRRDAHGQLHPRPASGAVFAEVLARYFISTPTMLMRCATLAQLNGYDETLAYEDFDFWVRASRDWDFYFLDAVTTQKRLHPQSMSSKGYRPHDPYLLSTIKVCRKAQVLCRTPAERAALAVRVRWELRQAARHRNFPEARELYRLLRELRAVRPLDWLVGAVLSVI; via the coding sequence ATGCCTACCGCTTCCCAGCCTCTCGTTACCATTGTGGCTCTGTGCCATAACCACGCCCGGTTTCTGGAAACCGCTCTGGATTCTATCCTGACCCAGACGTATCCGCAGCTGGAGGTGTTTCTGGTAGACGATGCCAGTACCGACGACAGCCCGGCAATACTGCGCCGCTATGCTGCCGCGCACCCTGGCTGGCACCTGCGGCTGCTGCCCGCAAACGTGGGGAACTGCCAAGCCTTCAATTCGGCTTTCCGGGAAGCGCAGGGTGAGTTTATCATTGACTTTGCCACCGATGACGTGCTGCTACCCGATCGGGTAATGCAGCAGGTGGCGGCTTTTGCCGAAGCCGGCCCCCGCTGCGGCATGGTGTATTCAGATGCGGAGCTGATTGACGAAGCCGGCCGGTTCGTGCGCCGTCATTTCCGCCGTGATGCGCACGGGCAGCTCCATCCCCGGCCGGCCAGTGGGGCGGTGTTTGCCGAGGTGCTGGCTCGTTATTTCATTAGCACACCCACCATGCTCATGCGCTGCGCCACGCTGGCCCAGTTGAACGGCTACGATGAAACCCTGGCCTACGAGGATTTCGACTTCTGGGTGCGCGCTAGCCGCGACTGGGATTTTTACTTCCTCGACGCCGTCACGACCCAAAAACGGCTGCACCCGCAGTCGATGTCGAGCAAGGGTTACCGCCCCCACGACCCGTATCTGCTTTCCACCATCAAGGTTTGCCGCAAGGCCCAGGTCCTGTGCCGCACTCCCGCTGAACGGGCTGCTCTGGCTGTGCGCGTGCGGTGGGAGTTGCGCCAGGCCGCGCGCCACCGCAACTTTCCCGAAGCCCGGGAGCTGTACCGGCTGCTGCGGGAGCTACGCGCCGTACGGCCGCTGGATTGGTTAGTGGGTGCGGTTTTGTCCGTTATTTGA
- a CDS encoding response regulator transcription factor translates to MKTIKLAIVDDHLLFRQGLSHILRRFAGHEIVLEAASADELFAQLEVQHPDVVLLDLHMPGMDGRQASTRLLALLPHIKIIILSMEYSPEFILELMRVGVHGYLPKDIDQEILVEAIHQVYTKGFYIDDTVAQVMREGLQAKHSNVPQSQPYSVSRLLFDLTRREKEVLTLLCEGYSSAQIAEKLFISFRTVEGHRKNLLEKTGATNAVSLAMFAVKHHLLDSL, encoded by the coding sequence ATGAAAACAATAAAACTGGCCATAGTAGATGATCATCTGCTTTTTCGCCAAGGCTTGAGCCACATTTTACGACGGTTTGCAGGCCATGAAATAGTACTGGAGGCCGCTTCAGCCGACGAGCTGTTTGCTCAGCTGGAAGTGCAGCACCCCGATGTAGTGCTGCTGGACCTGCACATGCCCGGAATGGACGGCCGACAAGCCAGTACACGGCTGTTGGCACTTCTGCCGCACATCAAAATAATTATTCTGTCAATGGAATACTCGCCCGAGTTTATCCTGGAGCTTATGCGGGTGGGCGTACACGGGTACCTGCCCAAGGATATCGACCAGGAAATCTTGGTAGAGGCCATCCATCAGGTATATACGAAAGGGTTTTATATTGATGACACAGTGGCCCAGGTGATGCGGGAAGGGCTGCAGGCCAAGCACTCCAATGTCCCCCAGTCCCAACCCTATTCCGTCAGCCGCCTGCTGTTCGATCTGACGCGGCGCGAGAAAGAAGTACTAACGCTATTGTGCGAAGGCTACAGCTCAGCCCAAATTGCGGAGAAGCTCTTTATCAGTTTCCGCACGGTGGAAGGGCACCGCAAAAACCTGCTCGAAAAAACGGGTGCCACTAACGCCGTCAGCCTGGCCATGTTTGCGGTGAAGCACCACTTGCTGGATAGCTTGTAG
- a CDS encoding sigma 54-interacting transcriptional regulator has product MPSYDSLSADQLQQITTLGSLKKSGYQPRSVKQELRDNLIKKLQSKEDVFPGIFGYEETVIPELQRAILAGHHINLLGLRGQAKTRIARLLIGLLDEWVPVVAGSELNDDPLQPLSVFAKNLLAEHGDNTPVTWMGRQDRYTEKLATPDVSVADLIGDADPIKAATLRLPYSDERVIHFGLIPRAHRGIFVINELPDLQARIQVSLFNILQEGDIQIRGFKVRLPLDLQFVFTANPEDYTNRGSIVTPLKDRIDAQIITHYPKSIEIGKRITKQEARIQDVQKGMVTTNEVIHDLVEQVAVEARASEFVDAKSGVSARLTISAYEQVVAGAERRALINGEATTYVRLGDFISAVPAVTGKVELVYEGEQEGAGIVAEKLMGKAIRTLFLNYFPDPDKAKKLKGRPSPYKTVQEWFGSGHTVDLLHDASTKDYRAVLDQVPGLRDIVTELHPSETPEHTYFLMEFLLHGLSEYSLISRNRLTAGAQFKDLLSSMFTMPSFGEDDDEDDEDEKPQRGRRR; this is encoded by the coding sequence ATGCCTTCTTACGATTCTCTCTCCGCCGACCAGCTCCAGCAAATCACCACACTTGGGTCCCTGAAGAAATCCGGCTACCAGCCGCGCTCCGTGAAACAGGAGCTGCGCGACAACCTGATCAAAAAACTCCAAAGCAAAGAGGACGTGTTTCCCGGCATCTTCGGCTACGAGGAAACCGTGATTCCCGAGCTGCAGCGCGCCATTCTGGCCGGCCACCACATCAACCTGCTGGGCTTGCGCGGCCAGGCCAAAACCCGCATTGCCCGCCTGCTTATCGGTTTGCTCGATGAATGGGTGCCGGTAGTGGCCGGCTCCGAGCTCAACGATGACCCGTTGCAACCGCTGAGCGTGTTTGCCAAGAACCTGCTAGCCGAGCACGGCGACAACACGCCCGTGACGTGGATGGGCCGCCAGGACCGATACACTGAGAAGCTGGCTACCCCTGACGTATCGGTAGCCGACCTCATCGGCGACGCCGACCCCATCAAGGCGGCCACGCTGCGGCTCCCGTATTCCGATGAGCGGGTGATTCACTTCGGCCTGATTCCACGGGCGCACCGGGGCATTTTCGTTATCAACGAGCTGCCCGATTTGCAGGCCCGCATTCAGGTGTCGCTGTTCAACATTCTGCAGGAAGGCGACATCCAGATCCGGGGCTTCAAGGTGCGGCTGCCGCTGGATCTGCAGTTCGTGTTCACGGCCAACCCCGAGGACTACACCAACCGCGGCTCCATCGTAACGCCCCTCAAGGACCGCATCGACGCCCAGATCATCACGCACTACCCGAAATCCATCGAAATCGGTAAGCGCATCACCAAGCAGGAAGCCCGCATCCAGGATGTGCAGAAGGGCATGGTGACTACCAACGAAGTGATTCACGACCTGGTGGAGCAGGTGGCCGTAGAGGCCCGCGCCTCGGAGTTCGTGGATGCCAAATCGGGCGTGTCGGCCCGCCTCACCATCTCGGCTTACGAGCAGGTAGTGGCCGGGGCTGAGCGCCGCGCCCTCATCAATGGCGAAGCCACTACCTACGTGCGCCTCGGCGACTTCATTTCGGCGGTGCCGGCCGTAACGGGCAAGGTGGAGCTGGTGTATGAAGGAGAGCAGGAGGGAGCCGGCATCGTGGCCGAGAAGCTGATGGGCAAAGCCATCCGCACCCTGTTCCTGAACTACTTCCCCGACCCCGACAAAGCCAAGAAGCTCAAAGGCCGCCCTTCACCCTACAAGACGGTGCAGGAGTGGTTCGGCTCTGGCCACACCGTGGACCTGCTCCACGATGCCAGCACCAAAGACTACCGCGCCGTGCTGGACCAGGTGCCCGGCCTGCGCGACATCGTGACGGAACTGCACCCCTCCGAGACGCCCGAGCACACCTACTTCCTAATGGAGTTCCTGCTCCACGGCCTGAGCGAGTACAGCCTGATTTCGCGTAACCGCCTCACCGCCGGCGCCCAATTCAAGGACCTGCTCAGCAGCATGTTCACCATGCCCAGCTTCGGCGAGGACGACGACGAGGACGATGAAGATGAAAAGCCCCAGCGCGGCCGCCGTCGGTAG